A genomic stretch from Cloacibacterium caeni includes:
- a CDS encoding AtpZ/AtpI family protein, whose translation MALQDQNTPKTPEEQKEEYKKNPMRLYGIYSSIVFQMLAIIALGFWGGKKINDYLELPNDLLTVAIGLAGLGLALYSTLKQLENINK comes from the coding sequence ATGGCTCTACAAGACCAAAATACTCCGAAAACTCCTGAAGAACAAAAGGAAGAGTACAAAAAAAATCCCATGCGCTTGTACGGAATTTATTCTTCCATTGTGTTTCAGATGTTGGCCATCATTGCTTTAGGATTTTGGGGCGGGAAGAAAATTAATGATTATCTAGAATTGCCCAATGATTTATTAACCGTAGCCATCGGTTTAGCAGGATTAGGATTAGCCTTGTACAGTACCTTAAAACAATTAGAAAATATAAACAAATAA
- a CDS encoding tyrosine-type recombinase/integrase, with amino-acid sequence MDFNLYKFSIGEHYSKKVIWITFPKDYTLIKELRERFSSVKWSSTHKAWYLPDLPSIRTALQINPSEIGDELIASIAPNNQEAFLRFRNQLKLKAYSKNTIRTYTTEFAHLLRTIKHYSVNELTQERLKDYFLYCIKKENIKENHLNSRINAIKFYFEKVLHREKMFFDIPRPKTPKLLPKMLTKSEIKKIFKQTSNPKHLLMLQLSYGMGLRVSEIVNLKIEHINSEDMMVLIAGAKGKKDRYTNLPESILPLLRTYYKEYKPKDYLFEGQYGGAYSVRSVQMVFKNALKNAKINKTIGIHGLRHSYATHLIESGADIRFLQELLGHNSIKTTQIYTHVTDVSKSKIKSPLDFL; translated from the coding sequence ATGGATTTTAATTTATACAAATTCAGTATAGGAGAACACTATTCTAAAAAAGTCATTTGGATTACTTTTCCCAAAGATTATACCTTGATTAAGGAACTTAGAGAGCGTTTCTCGTCTGTAAAGTGGAGCAGTACTCATAAAGCATGGTATTTGCCAGATTTACCATCTATACGTACTGCTTTACAAATTAATCCTAGCGAAATAGGAGATGAACTTATAGCAAGTATAGCACCTAATAACCAAGAAGCTTTTTTGCGGTTTAGAAATCAATTAAAACTAAAAGCATATAGTAAGAATACCATTAGAACCTACACTACAGAATTTGCGCATTTGCTTAGAACAATTAAGCATTACTCTGTAAATGAACTTACACAAGAGAGATTGAAAGATTATTTTCTATATTGTATTAAAAAAGAAAATATTAAAGAAAATCATCTCAATAGCAGAATTAATGCAATAAAGTTTTATTTCGAAAAAGTGTTGCACAGGGAAAAAATGTTTTTTGATATTCCACGTCCTAAAACACCAAAATTGCTTCCTAAAATGCTCACAAAATCAGAAATTAAAAAGATTTTCAAGCAAACATCTAATCCTAAACATCTCCTCATGCTCCAGCTTTCTTATGGAATGGGTTTAAGGGTTTCCGAAATTGTAAATCTTAAAATAGAGCATATTAATTCTGAGGATATGATGGTTTTAATTGCTGGTGCAAAAGGAAAAAAAGATAGGTATACCAATTTGCCGGAGTCTATATTACCTCTATTGCGAACTTATTATAAAGAATACAAGCCAAAAGATTATCTTTTCGAAGGTCAATACGGTGGTGCATATTCGGTGAGAAGTGTACAGATGGTTTTTAAAAATGCACTCAAAAATGCTAAAATCAACAAAACCATTGGTATACACGGTTTGAGACACAGTTACGCCACTCATCTTATAGAAAGTGGGGCGGATATTAGATTTTTGCAGGAACTTTTGGGGCATAATTCTATTAAAACTACCCAAATCTATACCCATGTTACAGATGTTTCTAAATCAAAAATAAAAAGTCCTCTTGATTTTTTATAA
- a CDS encoding DUF5694 domain-containing protein: MKNLYLIFTIFILTSCSTQKIPDNTEKIKVLNFGTVHLSNSTDNVTSSFDLQSEKTRNEINKVVDALAKFKPTIICVESLPEEDSEMNKGYQSYLKDQSYRTNYGKEIDLIVYEVGRLSNVKKIYGINHDLQYNFETLGKLFNSNEEWKSVYNKTINNYMKLSKLSFLEQIKIFNTNPAKENLLYDHNYFAMMSLNGNYEGADQATLAYQRNLRMFTNLNKIPMTKSDRILIILGGTHTAFFDHFLKNNPKFENIELKKYLKL; this comes from the coding sequence ATGAAAAATTTATATCTTATTTTTACAATTTTTATATTAACAAGTTGTTCTACACAAAAAATACCTGACAACACTGAAAAAATAAAAGTTTTAAATTTTGGAACAGTTCATTTATCAAATTCTACAGATAATGTTACTTCAAGTTTTGACTTACAGTCTGAAAAAACAAGAAACGAAATTAATAAAGTTGTAGATGCTTTAGCAAAATTTAAACCTACAATAATTTGTGTAGAATCACTTCCCGAAGAAGATTCTGAAATGAATAAAGGTTATCAATCATATTTGAAAGACCAAAGTTACAGAACGAATTATGGCAAAGAAATTGACTTGATAGTATACGAAGTTGGCAGACTTTCAAACGTAAAAAAAATTTATGGCATAAATCACGATTTACAATATAATTTTGAAACACTTGGAAAACTATTTAATTCAAATGAAGAATGGAAATCAGTATATAACAAGACAATTAATAATTATATGAAATTATCAAAATTATCATTTCTTGAACAAATTAAAATTTTCAATACGAATCCTGCTAAAGAAAATCTGCTCTACGACCATAATTATTTTGCTATGATGAGTTTAAATGGAAATTATGAAGGAGCAGACCAAGCAACACTTGCTTACCAAAGAAATTTGAGAATGTTTACTAATTTGAATAAAATACCTATGACTAAATCAGACAGAATATTGATAATTTTGGGAGGAACACATACTGCATTTTTTGATCATTTCTTAAAAAATAATCCAAAATTTGAAAATATAGAACTAAAAAAGTATCTAAAACTATAA
- a CDS encoding T9SS type A sorting domain-containing protein: MKNILKTIFLFSFTTILAQVSVVKESPYSSNYLGVPVYPKENVNYRAFLSEYNVWNNKAFYIADYYFQPCNSGCNTLNLVMTDGTENGTVVLKNLISSTVSNPIAIQFKPAGNYIYFTIQYTDSASKIFLELWRTDGTAAGTLRVDQVQNPVSPQKRFFSIEIGGDEYNGNRGPRYKTDSHIGNTFYYLKYSTAQSKWEIWKTDGSQSQAVTNSPLIDLVNDTGYLTSYNNKLYLLDKNYNLVSYDGSVFSNVIPFTIGDTGSGGQGVVTRVYQIGTIFKDKLYINARINNINGIFSLDNQNISQFIFKKDAPLIGFDFMKTKDHLVFVSSGVTSEVILTNGIPGNSNRIFYQPNTTTIIKQIFTDNDNIFFITRPYDTSQMMNGKIYRANSDGSNLTSVNCNLEYALDRYENYKIYKNTLWFDYNLPTAPITEGKELWRTDGVTLSQAFDQIKTINFGYNGSLDAKYFFRLNDDLFFFGYKDNYSSALYKFKGDFTFNNSVDNSWNNPNNWNSTLTPLTQNDAIIPVNVTPQISSDAFAKNLFVSSPLNISSGNLNVSGNLNLGAKITLNGNNLILKGPSSQITNGNSTNYIVTNGTGTINVENLNSERGSVNLPIGTATNYNPVSIANTGTSDTFSARVSDGIANTTNGAVNATWEISEATAGGSNVSLTLGWNTSQQNAAFDSGTAKVGHYLNGNWAEENSGSVSNNNITATGISSFSPFAVMNFGALAATDFSKSKVSIYPNPFNENLNISTENGGVVHFYDLSGKLVSTSVLMKGTNSLNKSSLAKGVYIYQIKNANDEILSSGKIIKK; this comes from the coding sequence ATGAAAAATATATTAAAAACAATATTTCTTTTTTCTTTTACCACGATTTTGGCACAAGTTAGTGTTGTAAAAGAATCTCCGTATTCTAGTAATTATCTAGGTGTTCCAGTTTATCCAAAAGAAAATGTTAATTATAGAGCTTTTCTTAGTGAGTATAATGTGTGGAATAATAAGGCTTTTTATATTGCTGACTACTATTTTCAACCGTGTAACAGCGGATGCAATACATTGAATTTAGTAATGACGGACGGTACTGAAAATGGTACTGTTGTTTTAAAAAATTTAATAAGTAGCACAGTTTCAAACCCAATTGCAATTCAGTTTAAACCAGCTGGAAATTATATATATTTTACAATTCAGTATACGGATAGTGCAAGTAAAATATTTTTAGAATTATGGAGAACAGATGGAACAGCAGCTGGAACCTTAAGAGTAGATCAAGTCCAGAATCCCGTAAGTCCACAAAAAAGATTTTTCAGTATAGAAATTGGTGGTGATGAATATAATGGAAATCGTGGACCAAGATATAAAACTGATTCCCATATCGGTAACACATTTTATTATTTAAAATATTCTACAGCTCAAAGTAAATGGGAAATCTGGAAAACTGATGGTTCACAAAGTCAAGCTGTTACAAACAGTCCATTAATAGATTTAGTTAATGATACGGGTTATCTTACCTCATATAATAATAAACTTTATTTATTAGATAAAAATTACAACTTAGTTTCTTATGACGGGAGTGTTTTTTCCAATGTTATTCCATTTACTATTGGTGATACCGGTAGTGGAGGGCAAGGTGTGGTCACAAGAGTTTATCAAATTGGAACTATTTTTAAAGATAAACTTTATATAAATGCCAGAATAAATAATATTAATGGAATTTTTAGTTTAGATAATCAAAATATTTCACAATTTATTTTTAAAAAAGACGCCCCATTAATTGGTTTTGATTTTATGAAAACCAAAGATCATCTTGTTTTCGTGAGTAGTGGAGTTACATCAGAAGTTATATTAACAAACGGAATTCCCGGAAACTCAAATAGAATATTTTATCAACCCAATACAACAACCATCATTAAACAAATATTTACCGATAATGATAATATATTTTTCATCACAAGACCTTATGATACAAGTCAAATGATGAATGGTAAAATCTATAGAGCAAATTCTGATGGTTCAAACCTAACTTCAGTAAACTGTAATTTAGAGTATGCATTAGATAGGTATGAAAATTATAAAATCTATAAAAATACATTATGGTTTGATTATAATTTACCAACAGCTCCTATTACAGAAGGAAAAGAGCTTTGGAGAACAGATGGCGTTACCTTATCACAGGCTTTTGATCAAATTAAAACGATTAACTTTGGATACAATGGAAGTTTAGATGCAAAATATTTTTTCAGATTAAATGATGATTTATTTTTCTTTGGTTATAAGGACAATTATTCTTCAGCCCTTTATAAATTCAAAGGTGATTTTACATTTAACAATAGTGTGGACAATTCTTGGAACAATCCTAATAACTGGAACTCTACATTAACACCTTTAACACAGAATGACGCAATAATTCCAGTAAATGTTACACCTCAAATTAGTTCGGATGCGTTTGCTAAAAACTTATTCGTTTCTTCACCACTCAATATTTCCTCAGGAAACCTCAATGTCTCAGGAAATTTAAACCTCGGAGCAAAAATCACTTTAAACGGGAATAATTTAATCCTAAAAGGCCCTTCTTCCCAAATCACCAACGGAAATTCTACCAACTACATCGTCACCAACGGAACTGGCACCATAAATGTTGAAAATCTAAATTCCGAACGTGGAAGTGTAAACTTACCAATCGGAACGGCCACGAATTACAATCCGGTTTCCATCGCAAATACCGGAACTTCCGACACGTTTTCAGCGAGAGTTTCCGATGGAATTGCCAACACTACGAATGGCGCAGTAAACGCCACCTGGGAAATCTCCGAAGCAACTGCAGGTGGAAGCAATGTGAGTTTAACTTTAGGTTGGAATACTTCCCAACAGAATGCAGCATTTGATTCCGGAACTGCAAAAGTCGGCCATTATCTAAACGGTAACTGGGCTGAGGAAAACTCTGGAAGCGTTTCAAATAACAACATTACTGCAACAGGAATTTCTTCTTTCTCGCCATTTGCCGTGATGAATTTCGGAGCTTTAGCTGCTACAGATTTTTCTAAATCAAAAGTTTCAATTTATCCAAATCCTTTCAATGAAAACCTGAATATCTCAACCGAAAATGGTGGAGTAGTGCACTTCTACGATTTGAGCGGAAAACTCGTTTCAACATCAGTTTTGATGAAAGGAACGAATTCTTTGAACAAATCTTCACTTGCAAAAGGTGTTTACATTTATCAGATTAAAAACGCAAATGATGAAATTCTTTCTTCGGGGAAAATCATAAAAAAATAA
- a CDS encoding T9SS type A sorting domain-containing protein — protein MKNFYFLAIFFISVFGNAQITKVLEFNDSKLLPQFMEKHRMKVWKNKVFYQGKGIPASSPYNYSTCNLVVSDGTAEGTKVLKDLSPSNEYDAKIVQWAATDSYLYFTCKTNYGKYQLWRTDGTSENTLKLDESFRTGFTEPTMNYLGIGGTTSEEFITSIQNSSYNYPDNFDNQLVTIGNKLFYTKFDNTTQEFSMYETEGTVESIKKIPGDYSYKQSLPNTYLVYNNKLYFGGSYYTVNQYSGVKSRYDASFVYDGVSTKQVFYSNGKFDPSFTRFSAVFNGKIYFDAGNFDIYSTTDFGNNKKLVYRAPCTMGFPGPPDSKKTFQFRKTANYMFMFGNNGCDEYLYIIDKNDAVKKVLLPANSQLNEIIIGENASYIHTKTLINSAYSYNITVINEDASLINSVTVNYPSFFGHTLNGILYYADLPEKLNSPTLNGLNIELWRTNGSSNYMAYEINRGQQQLSQNNFVNMASQPRNFFKLQNKIYFIATNEGKENLYSLNEDFTFNNGTSNNQWNEGDNWAGQIVPFESDDALIPAGKTPEINGNASVKNISVGSPLNLSAGTLNISGNLDLGAKITLNNNNLNLKGNSSQITNANASNYIVTNGTGSVNVENLNSARGNLNLPIGTSTNYNPVSIANTGTSDTFSARVSDGIANTTNGAVNATWEISEGTAGGSNVSLTLGWNTSQQNAAFDSGTAKVGHYLNGSWLEENSGEVSNNSITATGISSFSPFAVMNFGALAASDFSKSKVLIYPNPFNENLNISTENGGVVNFYDLSGKLVSTSVLAKGTNSLNKSSLAKGVYIYQIKNASGEVVSSGKVIKK, from the coding sequence ATGAAAAACTTCTATTTTTTGGCAATATTCTTTATCTCCGTATTTGGAAATGCCCAGATTACAAAAGTATTAGAATTTAATGACAGTAAACTCCTTCCCCAATTTATGGAAAAACATAGGATGAAGGTTTGGAAAAACAAGGTATTCTATCAAGGCAAAGGGATTCCCGCATCTTCTCCTTATAATTACAGTACCTGCAATCTTGTAGTTTCCGACGGAACTGCGGAAGGTACTAAAGTTTTGAAAGATTTATCTCCAAGCAATGAGTACGACGCTAAAATAGTTCAATGGGCTGCAACCGACAGCTATCTTTATTTCACCTGCAAAACAAATTACGGAAAATACCAGTTATGGAGAACAGACGGTACTTCGGAAAATACCTTGAAGCTCGATGAATCTTTTAGGACAGGTTTTACAGAACCTACTATGAATTATTTGGGAATTGGCGGCACTACTAGTGAAGAGTTTATTACAAGCATACAAAATTCTTCTTACAATTATCCGGATAATTTTGACAATCAACTTGTTACAATCGGAAACAAACTCTTTTATACAAAATTCGACAATACTACCCAGGAATTTTCCATGTACGAAACAGAGGGCACTGTTGAGTCGATTAAAAAAATTCCCGGAGACTACAGCTACAAGCAGTCTCTTCCCAATACTTATCTTGTTTATAATAACAAGCTTTATTTTGGAGGAAGTTATTATACTGTTAACCAATATAGTGGAGTAAAAAGTAGATACGATGCATCCTTCGTCTACGACGGGGTTTCCACAAAACAGGTATTTTATTCTAATGGAAAGTTTGATCCTTCTTTCACCCGATTTAGTGCTGTTTTTAACGGTAAGATTTATTTTGATGCTGGTAATTTCGATATATATTCTACCACAGATTTTGGCAATAACAAAAAACTAGTTTACAGAGCACCTTGCACTATGGGTTTTCCGGGACCACCTGATTCCAAAAAAACATTTCAGTTCCGAAAAACTGCAAATTATATGTTTATGTTTGGCAATAATGGATGCGACGAATATTTATACATTATTGATAAAAATGATGCGGTGAAAAAAGTACTACTTCCTGCCAACAGTCAGCTAAACGAAATAATAATTGGTGAAAACGCCTCATATATACATACGAAAACATTGATAAATAGTGCATATTCCTACAATATTACGGTGATTAATGAAGATGCTTCTTTAATTAATTCTGTTACGGTGAATTACCCCTCTTTTTTTGGGCACACCTTAAATGGAATTCTTTATTATGCTGATTTGCCTGAAAAATTGAACAGTCCAACATTGAACGGACTCAATATTGAATTATGGCGTACCAATGGTTCTAGCAATTATATGGCTTATGAAATAAATAGAGGTCAACAGCAACTTTCGCAAAATAATTTTGTAAATATGGCATCTCAACCGAGGAACTTTTTTAAGCTTCAGAACAAAATCTATTTTATTGCCACCAATGAGGGCAAAGAAAATCTGTATTCTTTAAATGAAGATTTTACTTTCAACAATGGCACATCAAACAATCAATGGAATGAAGGTGATAACTGGGCAGGGCAGATCGTTCCTTTTGAAAGCGATGACGCGTTAATTCCGGCAGGAAAAACACCAGAAATTAATGGCAATGCATCAGTGAAAAATATAAGCGTAGGTTCGCCGTTGAACCTTTCTGCAGGAACCCTGAACATTTCAGGAAACTTAGATCTTGGAGCAAAAATCACCTTAAACAATAACAACCTAAACCTAAAAGGCAATTCCTCCCAAATCACCAACGCAAACGCATCCAACTACATCGTCACCAACGGAACTGGAAGCGTAAATGTTGAAAATCTAAATTCCGCACGTGGAAATCTAAACTTACCAATCGGAACGTCCACGAATTACAATCCGGTTTCCATCGCAAATACCGGAACTTCCGATACTTTTTCAGCGAGAGTTTCGGATGGAATTGCCAACACTACGAATGGCGCAGTAAACGCCACTTGGGAAATCTCCGAAGGAACTGCAGGTGGAAGCAATGTGAGTTTAACTTTAGGTTGGAATACTTCCCAACAGAATGCAGCATTTGATTCCGGAACTGCAAAAGTCGGGCATTATCTAAACGGAAGCTGGTTGGAGGAAAATTCGGGAGAGGTTTCAAATAATTCCATCACAGCCACAGGAATTTCTTCTTTCTCGCCATTTGCAGTGATGAATTTTGGCGCACTTGCCGCTTCGGATTTTTCAAAATCAAAAGTTTTAATTTATCCAAATCCTTTTAATGAAAACCTAAATATTTCAACAGAAAATGGTGGAGTAGTGAACTTCTACGATTTGAGCGGAAAACTCGTTTCAACTTCTGTCTTGGCAAAAGGAACGAATTCTTTGAACAAATCCTCGCTTGCAAAAGGTGTTTACATTTATCAGATTAAAAACGCAAGTGGGGAAGTAGTTTCATCTGGGAAAGTGATTAAGAAATAA